From a region of the Streptomyces sp. B21-083 genome:
- a CDS encoding RiPP maturation radical SAM C-methyltransferase — protein MKLVLIAPPWNSLYRPSIQIATLAALADHTPGDPVIPVYGYLDWSQYAVETLGWDPTEFVSVYDTIGEELYGFGVGDWIFGGPADGPRASDAGPDAEETASADYAAFLTSRGVSEEMVRRVLDLRAIAPDFVAGFAERMLELDAPMYGFTTSFSQLVPSLAIGRALKERDPRRHVVLGGANCDRPMGQAVMVAYPFVDAVVQGEGEAAVTALRAAGSLADLAGVPGLALRAEDGIRAGLPVAQDADSAPVPRYDEYFARLRDLPWRDLITPHVALPFQMSRGCWWGEKLQCTFCGENGSGMVYRSKPGRRLTDTLRQLTEKHGVFDTYAVDTILAKRDNGLAELAASEVDVTTFFEVKANLGPREVGEMRAAGVTMVQPGIESLSSGALRLLRKGATAFHNLRFLVLCAELGIDARWNLLSAMPMETPRMLEEQLALFPFITHLAPPSTVSRVRVDRYSPYHERPDEFRIALNGPEPKYRFIHPSPAADQAALAYSFSHTETEERTDADELLALRRRLGARVGLWKKLHAQSRFTYRLGPDLTVLQDHRPHVATGRHVLRGADDQLFRSMAHGGRIDQTVERVFDMTGVPQAELRGRLRTWSRRGWLHIEARRGLILATRDGMPDELGRAAELRDEGLADELRDRDTPDTKDASPDQVTVAGGSRTGGDARG, from the coding sequence GTGAAGCTCGTACTGATCGCACCGCCCTGGAACAGCCTGTACCGGCCGTCGATCCAGATCGCCACCCTGGCAGCGCTGGCCGACCACACTCCGGGTGATCCGGTCATCCCGGTCTACGGATACCTGGACTGGTCGCAGTACGCCGTGGAGACCCTCGGGTGGGACCCAACGGAGTTCGTGTCGGTCTACGACACCATCGGTGAGGAACTGTACGGCTTCGGTGTCGGCGACTGGATCTTCGGAGGGCCGGCGGACGGACCTCGCGCATCGGACGCCGGTCCCGACGCCGAGGAGACGGCATCAGCCGATTACGCGGCCTTCCTCACGTCGCGCGGAGTCTCGGAGGAGATGGTGCGCCGGGTCCTGGACCTGCGTGCGATCGCACCCGACTTCGTGGCCGGTTTCGCCGAGCGGATGCTCGAACTGGACGCACCGATGTACGGGTTCACCACCTCGTTCAGCCAACTCGTCCCTTCGCTGGCCATCGGGCGAGCCCTGAAGGAACGGGATCCGCGGCGCCACGTCGTGCTCGGAGGCGCCAACTGCGACCGGCCGATGGGGCAGGCCGTGATGGTCGCCTACCCGTTCGTCGACGCCGTGGTGCAGGGCGAGGGCGAGGCGGCGGTCACGGCACTCCGGGCGGCCGGGAGCCTCGCCGATCTCGCGGGCGTCCCCGGTCTGGCGCTGCGCGCCGAGGACGGGATACGGGCGGGGCTGCCGGTGGCTCAGGACGCGGACTCGGCCCCGGTGCCCCGCTACGACGAGTACTTCGCGCGGTTGCGGGACCTGCCGTGGCGCGATCTCATCACCCCACATGTGGCTCTGCCGTTCCAGATGTCACGCGGTTGCTGGTGGGGCGAGAAGCTCCAGTGCACCTTCTGCGGCGAGAACGGCAGCGGGATGGTCTACCGCAGCAAACCGGGGCGCAGGCTGACCGACACGCTGCGGCAACTGACCGAGAAGCACGGGGTGTTCGACACCTACGCGGTCGACACCATCCTCGCCAAGCGGGACAACGGTCTGGCCGAGCTGGCCGCGTCCGAGGTCGACGTCACGACCTTCTTCGAGGTCAAGGCGAATCTCGGGCCCCGGGAGGTCGGCGAGATGCGGGCCGCCGGAGTGACCATGGTGCAACCCGGCATCGAAAGCCTGAGCAGCGGGGCGCTCCGGCTGCTGCGCAAGGGTGCCACCGCCTTCCACAATCTGCGGTTCCTGGTTCTCTGCGCCGAGCTGGGCATCGACGCGCGGTGGAACCTTCTGTCGGCGATGCCGATGGAGACGCCCCGGATGCTGGAGGAACAGCTCGCACTGTTCCCGTTCATCACCCATCTGGCGCCCCCGTCGACGGTCAGCCGGGTCCGCGTGGACCGTTACAGCCCGTACCACGAGAGGCCCGACGAATTCCGGATCGCGCTGAACGGGCCGGAGCCCAAGTACAGGTTCATCCACCCGTCCCCCGCCGCCGACCAGGCCGCGCTCGCCTACTCCTTCTCGCACACCGAGACCGAGGAACGGACGGACGCGGACGAGCTACTGGCACTGCGACGGCGGCTGGGCGCGCGGGTGGGGCTGTGGAAGAAGCTGCACGCGCAGTCCCGGTTCACCTACCGGCTGGGCCCCGACCTGACCGTCCTGCAGGACCATCGGCCGCACGTGGCCACCGGCCGCCACGTGCTGCGCGGTGCCGACGACCAGCTGTTCCGGTCGATGGCGCACGGCGGACGAATCGACCAGACCGTGGAAAGGGTGTTCGACATGACGGGCGTGCCCCAGGCCGAACTCCGGGGCCGGCTGCGGACCTGGAGCCGACGGGGGTGGCTGCACATCGAGGCCCGCCGGGGACTGATCCTGGCCACCCGGGACGGCATGCCCGACGAACTGGGAAGGGCGGCGGAACTCCGTGACGAGGGACTCGCCGACGAGCTGCGGGACCGCGACACGCCGGACACGAAGGACGCGAGCCCGGACCAGGTCACCGTGGCAGGCGGCAGCCGGACAGGGGGAGACGCGCGTGGATGA
- a CDS encoding leucyl aminopeptidase family protein — MTTFRAGTPDEHADVIVRPWHSAAGASAFVRRRGFLARAGQVVAEPAESGRGVLLNVGLGPADTLTPAVLREAAAVATRALGPARTVRMDLAVPVGGRLAPDDRVHAVAEGARLALYRYDAYRSSQGLPPPAEVRITGADPGALAEALAAADGTCLARDLVNAPACELTPTVFADRVAAAAAEAGLAHTVHREAELERLGLAGLAAVGRGSSEPPRYVECVYEPDGPAALTVALIGKGVTFDSGGLSLKPSGELHTMKADMGGAAAVVGAVLALPRLGLPLRVRAHLPLAENMPDGGALRVGDVVRHRDGTSTEVTHTDNEGRVLLADVLSLASEPGRADVVIDVATLTSAAGHALGTRTGAVFSPDDALADLLVEAGQRAGESLWRLPLLAHERRHLRSAVADRVNCSHRRGDSVQAALFLADFVTPGTRWAHLDVAAPVWNDESAYGEVPHGATGFGVRTLLEALRALAADVQN; from the coding sequence GTGACCACCTTCCGCGCCGGGACGCCCGACGAACACGCCGATGTGATCGTCCGGCCCTGGCACTCCGCCGCGGGCGCGAGCGCCTTCGTACGCAGGCGCGGCTTCCTCGCCCGGGCCGGGCAGGTGGTGGCCGAACCGGCCGAGAGCGGTCGCGGCGTCCTCCTCAACGTCGGCCTGGGGCCCGCCGACACGCTCACCCCGGCCGTCCTGCGCGAGGCGGCCGCTGTCGCCACCCGGGCCCTCGGGCCGGCCCGGACCGTGCGCATGGATCTCGCGGTCCCGGTCGGCGGCCGCCTCGCGCCGGACGATCGGGTCCACGCGGTCGCGGAAGGTGCCAGGCTGGCCCTGTACCGGTACGACGCCTATCGCAGCTCCCAGGGCCTGCCGCCCCCCGCTGAGGTCCGGATCACGGGCGCGGACCCGGGGGCCCTCGCGGAGGCGCTGGCCGCGGCCGACGGCACCTGCCTGGCCAGGGACCTCGTCAACGCCCCAGCCTGCGAACTGACTCCGACCGTCTTCGCCGACCGGGTCGCGGCGGCCGCCGCCGAGGCCGGGCTGGCCCACACCGTCCACAGAGAAGCCGAACTGGAACGGCTGGGTCTGGCGGGTCTGGCCGCCGTCGGCCGGGGATCGTCGGAGCCCCCACGCTACGTGGAATGCGTCTACGAACCCGACGGCCCGGCGGCGCTCACCGTGGCCCTGATCGGCAAGGGAGTCACCTTCGACTCCGGCGGGCTGTCCCTCAAGCCCTCTGGTGAACTGCACACGATGAAGGCGGACATGGGCGGAGCCGCAGCCGTCGTCGGTGCGGTGCTGGCCCTTCCCCGGCTGGGCCTGCCGCTCCGGGTCCGCGCCCACCTGCCCCTGGCCGAGAACATGCCGGACGGTGGGGCTCTGCGCGTCGGGGACGTGGTGCGGCACCGTGACGGCACCAGCACCGAGGTCACACACACCGACAACGAGGGCCGGGTCCTGCTCGCTGACGTTCTGTCGCTGGCGAGCGAACCGGGCCGGGCCGATGTCGTCATCGACGTGGCCACGCTCACCTCGGCGGCCGGCCATGCCCTGGGCACGCGAACGGGCGCGGTCTTCTCACCCGACGATGCGTTGGCCGACCTCCTGGTGGAGGCCGGACAGCGGGCCGGTGAGTCGTTGTGGCGGCTGCCCCTGCTCGCGCACGAGCGACGGCACCTGCGCTCGGCAGTCGCCGACCGCGTCAACTGCTCACACCGTCGTGGCGACAGCGTGCAGGCCGCCCTGTTCCTGGCCGACTTCGTCACCCCCGGCACGCGCTGGGCGCACCTGGACGTCGCCGCACCGGTGTGGAACGACGAGTCGGCGTACGGGGAAGTGCCGCACGGGGCCACCGGGTTCGGGGTGCGCACCTTGTTGGAGGCGCTGCGGGCGCTGGCCGCCGACGTCCAGAACTGA
- a CDS encoding DUF2087 domain-containing protein, producing MASERDTVDDGSATRTHERPPSCRDLVGLLAQEDRRSAYAALALGAVTVAEVAERTGLRPTAAAMALQKLAQGRIASHDPDRGTYNLVDDTFRLAVREEVRLTGRDAGDGAGAYFRKGRLASIPGNAKTRKRVLTVVAESFEKGVTYDEPKVNAICGGWLDDWVSLRRALVDEGLLTRDSTARYERA from the coding sequence ATCGCCTCGGAGCGGGACACCGTCGACGACGGGTCTGCCACCAGGACACACGAGCGACCGCCGTCCTGTCGCGACCTGGTCGGACTTCTCGCGCAGGAGGACCGCCGGTCCGCCTACGCGGCGCTCGCGCTGGGCGCCGTCACCGTGGCCGAGGTGGCCGAGCGGACCGGGCTGCGGCCCACCGCCGCCGCGATGGCACTGCAGAAGTTGGCCCAGGGGCGAATCGCCTCCCACGACCCGGACCGGGGCACGTACAACCTCGTCGACGACACCTTCCGGCTGGCAGTGCGCGAAGAGGTGCGGCTGACCGGACGGGACGCAGGGGACGGCGCCGGAGCCTATTTCCGCAAAGGCCGTCTGGCTTCCATCCCCGGCAACGCGAAGACCCGCAAACGTGTGCTGACAGTGGTCGCCGAGTCCTTCGAGAAGGGCGTGACCTATGACGAGCCCAAGGTGAACGCCATCTGCGGCGGTTGGCTGGACGACTGGGTCAGCCTGCGCCGGGCCCTCGTCGACGAGGGGCTGCTGACCCGGGACAGCACCGCCCGCTACGAGCGGGCCTGA
- a CDS encoding RiPP maturation radical SAM C-methyltransferase, producing the protein MTERPRVALVSMPWNNVRRPSIQVGALRAVAEAGGWEAESHYAYLDFYGLARAAGPLPGMDRKEWSEAYRMVSEELYHLAVGDWIFARRHADADERDAYHAELRAHGVGDTTIALVDALRGPAELHVERTVRRLLTGRPDVIGFTSTFSQNGPTLAVAERLREHGYGGVIVMGGSNCEGSMGRTLLARYPALDAVVDGPGEDAFLSLLRSVSAGGPVVDVGRLRTRAGAGAAAGDVSAPAVPGRGGPLAVPVPNYDGFFEQLADAGLGDLEPEITLPVEFSRGCWWGAKTHCTFCGLNGATMNYRSKHPDSVADELSHLMNRYGVLDFFAVDNILDLKYLDTALPKIEKLGTDHSLFFEVKANMEWADIRAMRRAGIRSVQPGIESLSTEGLRLLRKGATAYQNIRFLLGCAEYGVLPVWNILTGYPDETPASLREQVELVSSLTHLQAPDNDILAVHFDRFSPYVERPEQFGLTLTRPLAGYRYVYPQLTPGELWDIAYHFEGDFTDAAENEELRRLLAARISLWRAQYRRAHFTYRLGFESVVLDEGRPGLPAGRTVLTDAEARLYRALIGGARHRDLFVPGGPGTDVDRTARTLAEWERRRWIHSEGTKVIALATRAVPSAYRTPPPKGTPRRARPAVALSLGPVHRLGDPSAADWPETSESA; encoded by the coding sequence ATGACGGAGCGCCCTCGGGTCGCACTGGTCTCCATGCCCTGGAACAACGTTCGGCGCCCCTCGATCCAGGTGGGCGCGCTGCGAGCCGTTGCCGAGGCGGGGGGCTGGGAGGCCGAGTCCCACTACGCGTACCTCGACTTCTACGGGCTCGCGCGCGCGGCGGGTCCCCTGCCGGGCATGGACCGCAAGGAGTGGTCCGAGGCGTACCGGATGGTGTCCGAGGAGCTGTACCACCTCGCGGTGGGCGACTGGATCTTCGCACGGCGTCACGCCGACGCGGACGAACGCGACGCCTACCACGCCGAGTTGCGCGCTCATGGTGTCGGCGACACCACGATCGCCCTGGTGGACGCGCTCCGTGGGCCGGCCGAGCTGCACGTGGAACGGACCGTACGCAGGCTGCTCACCGGTCGGCCCGACGTCATCGGGTTCACCAGCACTTTCAGCCAGAACGGGCCGACGTTGGCGGTGGCGGAGCGGTTGCGGGAGCACGGTTACGGCGGGGTGATCGTGATGGGGGGCAGTAACTGCGAGGGGTCGATGGGGCGGACGTTGCTGGCGCGGTATCCGGCGTTGGACGCGGTGGTGGACGGTCCGGGGGAGGACGCGTTCCTGTCGTTGCTGCGGTCGGTGTCGGCGGGTGGTCCGGTGGTGGACGTGGGGCGGTTGCGGACGCGGGCGGGGGCGGGGGCGGCTGCGGGGGATGTGTCGGCTCCTGCGGTGCCTGGTCGGGGTGGTCCGTTGGCGGTGCCGGTGCCGAACTATGACGGGTTCTTCGAGCAGTTGGCGGATGCGGGGTTGGGGGATCTGGAGCCGGAGATCACTTTGCCGGTGGAGTTCTCGCGGGGGTGTTGGTGGGGTGCGAAGACGCATTGCACGTTCTGTGGGTTGAACGGTGCGACGATGAACTATCGGAGTAAGCATCCGGATTCGGTGGCGGATGAATTGAGTCACCTGATGAACCGGTATGGTGTGCTGGACTTTTTCGCGGTGGACAACATTCTTGATCTGAAGTATCTGGACACGGCGTTGCCGAAGATCGAGAAACTGGGGACCGATCATTCCTTGTTCTTCGAGGTGAAGGCGAACATGGAGTGGGCGGACATTCGGGCCATGCGGCGGGCGGGTATCCGTTCGGTGCAGCCGGGAATCGAGAGTCTCAGCACGGAGGGTCTGCGTCTCCTGCGCAAGGGAGCCACGGCCTACCAGAACATCAGGTTCCTCCTGGGCTGCGCCGAGTACGGGGTGCTGCCGGTCTGGAACATCCTCACCGGCTACCCGGACGAAACTCCCGCATCCCTCCGGGAGCAGGTCGAGCTGGTTTCCTCGCTGACTCATCTGCAGGCCCCTGACAACGACATCCTGGCTGTGCACTTCGACCGGTTCAGCCCGTACGTGGAGCGTCCCGAGCAATTCGGTCTGACGCTCACCAGGCCGTTGGCGGGGTATCGATACGTCTATCCGCAGCTCACTCCCGGGGAGTTGTGGGACATCGCCTACCACTTCGAAGGTGATTTCACCGACGCCGCCGAGAACGAGGAATTACGGCGGCTGCTGGCGGCCAGGATCAGCTTGTGGCGGGCCCAGTACCGCCGGGCGCACTTCACCTACCGCCTCGGCTTCGAATCCGTGGTCCTCGACGAGGGCAGGCCCGGTCTGCCGGCGGGTCGGACGGTGCTCACGGACGCGGAGGCCCGCCTGTACCGGGCTCTGATCGGCGGGGCCCGCCACCGCGACCTGTTCGTTCCCGGAGGGCCCGGTACCGACGTGGACCGGACCGCACGGACCCTCGCGGAATGGGAGCGCCGACGCTGGATCCACAGCGAGGGCACGAAGGTGATCGCCCTGGCCACCCGGGCCGTCCCCTCTGCCTATCGCACACCGCCGCCCAAAGGCACCCCGCGCCGCGCCCGTCCAGCCGTGGCGCTGTCGCTCGGCCCCGTCCACAGGCTCGGGGACCCCTCGGCGGCCGACTGGCCGGAAACATCCGAAAGCGCGTGA
- a CDS encoding YcaO-like family protein — translation MPRTAPHDLLTAAISGPTHSDDIPPERETSLTTALTTVGDWLADRSLTADINRYGIDSAPTYEVRLTDAGGALCSRSSGKGLGHRSLASALYESAEHYHLDWRRDHRADEAAFLTAGAVAGQPSAEPSALLRRLAGIDDGGEILTRAYRPVAEVFGEAVVPAVHRHPVFLRDGGYRNWPHPADTGVFAPLWHYTSSAGYAAGATLAEALVHAVNEAIERDAWSHLLADVYFGSGRALPVVEPESLPAELRELTAEVARACGAQLLIVSLTCDTRVPSYLVCDAVADEPVRLVGSGSSPVPEYALQRALLEYLQVRTMYRHGPVDAGSESEQIARALARWPRHLAAARFDVRALTHRPVPFDTTDALPAAASPEQLLRRLVERLRAVGLEPYHRVLTEPGPVTVVDVVVPGLEMLDKARAGYPVLPTGRLDARLRPRKGSPR, via the coding sequence TTGCCCCGGACCGCACCCCACGACCTGCTGACAGCAGCGATCTCCGGCCCGACCCACTCGGACGACATACCACCCGAGCGTGAGACCTCCCTTACCACCGCCCTGACCACGGTCGGGGACTGGCTGGCCGACCGGAGCCTGACCGCCGACATCAACCGCTACGGGATCGACAGCGCCCCCACCTACGAAGTGCGCCTGACCGATGCCGGTGGCGCGCTGTGCTCGCGCAGTTCGGGCAAGGGGCTCGGCCACCGCAGTCTGGCCAGCGCCCTGTACGAGAGTGCCGAGCACTACCACCTGGACTGGCGGCGCGATCACCGGGCGGACGAGGCGGCGTTCCTGACCGCCGGAGCCGTGGCCGGTCAGCCGTCCGCCGAACCGTCCGCGCTGTTGCGACGGCTGGCCGGAATCGACGACGGTGGCGAGATCCTGACCCGGGCCTACCGCCCGGTCGCCGAGGTGTTCGGGGAGGCGGTCGTTCCGGCCGTCCATCGCCATCCGGTCTTCCTCCGTGACGGTGGCTACCGCAACTGGCCCCACCCCGCGGACACGGGGGTGTTCGCCCCGCTGTGGCACTACACCTCCAGCGCCGGCTACGCCGCGGGGGCCACCCTGGCGGAGGCACTGGTGCACGCGGTCAACGAGGCCATCGAGCGCGACGCGTGGTCGCACCTGCTCGCCGACGTGTACTTCGGGAGCGGCCGCGCGCTGCCCGTCGTCGAACCCGAGAGCCTTCCCGCCGAGCTCCGGGAGCTGACGGCCGAGGTCGCACGGGCCTGTGGCGCCCAGCTCCTGATCGTCTCCCTCACCTGTGACACCCGGGTACCCAGCTACCTGGTCTGCGACGCGGTCGCCGACGAACCGGTCCGGCTGGTCGGCAGCGGCTCGTCCCCGGTGCCCGAATACGCCCTCCAACGAGCCCTCCTGGAGTACCTCCAGGTAAGGACGATGTACCGGCACGGCCCGGTGGACGCGGGCAGCGAGTCCGAGCAGATCGCCCGCGCCCTCGCGCGCTGGCCGCGCCATCTGGCGGCGGCCCGGTTCGACGTACGGGCCCTGACGCACAGGCCGGTGCCCTTCGACACCACCGACGCACTGCCCGCCGCGGCCTCCCCCGAGCAGCTGCTGCGGCGCCTGGTCGAGCGGCTGCGCGCGGTGGGTCTGGAGCCGTACCACCGAGTCCTCACCGAGCCGGGGCCGGTGACGGTGGTCGATGTGGTCGTCCCCGGGCTGGAGATGCTGGACAAGGCGCGCGCGGGTTACCCGGTGCTGCCCACAGGCCGGCTCGACGCCCGGCTGCGGCCCAGGAAGGGCAGTCCGCGGTGA
- a CDS encoding amidohydrolase has product MSSGLEEAQWRWRRNLLPEGDPLVTALEEFAARPRNHILREVRQVDPVTGEPGPVQDLTVTDGRCTTGPSPYSGPRQPERKRPCAWYAVSGMVDAHAHVSSLADLVGLLVHGVTGCRQLWGEPAHLLAEGARRARHVVLPRLWVTAGVVDGPATRLPDAVTVLADDKAVRRVIEESLAFGYHGLKIYDDIEPAVMDRLANACRRAGIPVVGHVPERVPFATAARVLRTSEHLYGVVPNVFRLPQDRRWPSLAGALSATGVRERAAEMSDALAGSGPHRHLICPTLVCWRARSGERHRTRHSRTALAAATPSRRRAWQHAAREALRLDPVEARLRGATVDRLGELVARTEGVAARLLVGTDCGNPFVLAGPSFHKELAELERAGLSFGALLRAATVNAYRAMTPALPGTGRTAAVPASSDLVLYRRHPNDRVAGLARPDAVLIDGVLLDEADLDRLWALRLSVSGLTASDWPRGELDPPIPGDRPTEGMSVLAERTTQ; this is encoded by the coding sequence ATGAGCAGCGGACTGGAAGAGGCCCAGTGGCGGTGGCGGCGCAACCTGCTGCCCGAGGGCGATCCCCTGGTGACGGCTCTGGAGGAGTTCGCGGCCCGGCCTCGGAATCACATCCTCCGGGAGGTACGGCAGGTCGACCCGGTCACGGGTGAACCCGGGCCCGTGCAGGATCTGACCGTCACCGACGGCCGCTGCACGACGGGGCCCTCGCCCTACTCGGGCCCCCGGCAGCCGGAGCGCAAACGGCCCTGCGCCTGGTACGCGGTCTCCGGGATGGTCGACGCCCACGCGCACGTGTCCTCGCTCGCGGACCTGGTCGGTCTCCTGGTGCACGGGGTGACGGGCTGTCGGCAGTTGTGGGGTGAACCGGCCCACCTCCTGGCGGAAGGCGCGCGGCGGGCCCGGCATGTGGTGCTGCCCCGGCTGTGGGTCACCGCGGGAGTCGTGGACGGGCCGGCGACCAGGCTGCCCGACGCGGTGACGGTGCTGGCCGACGACAAGGCGGTCCGCCGAGTGATCGAGGAGTCGCTCGCGTTCGGGTACCACGGGCTCAAGATCTACGACGACATCGAACCCGCCGTCATGGACCGGCTGGCGAATGCCTGCCGGCGGGCCGGGATCCCGGTGGTCGGCCATGTGCCCGAACGGGTCCCGTTCGCGACGGCGGCCCGTGTGCTGCGGACCAGCGAGCACCTCTACGGCGTCGTGCCGAACGTGTTCCGGCTGCCGCAGGACCGGCGCTGGCCCTCCCTGGCGGGTGCGTTGTCCGCGACCGGGGTCAGGGAGCGGGCGGCGGAGATGAGTGACGCGCTCGCCGGGTCCGGCCCGCACCGGCACCTGATCTGCCCGACCCTGGTGTGCTGGCGTGCCCGCAGTGGTGAGCGGCACAGGACCAGGCACTCCCGGACGGCGCTGGCCGCGGCTACCCCGAGCAGACGGCGGGCCTGGCAACACGCCGCGCGGGAGGCGCTGCGGCTGGACCCCGTGGAGGCCCGCCTGCGGGGCGCCACCGTGGACCGTCTGGGCGAGCTGGTGGCGCGCACCGAAGGCGTCGCCGCCCGGCTCCTGGTCGGCACCGACTGCGGCAACCCGTTCGTGCTGGCGGGTCCCTCCTTCCACAAGGAGTTGGCGGAGCTCGAGCGGGCCGGGTTGAGCTTCGGGGCGCTGCTGCGGGCGGCCACGGTCAACGCGTACCGCGCGATGACCCCCGCCCTGCCGGGAACGGGCAGGACCGCGGCCGTCCCCGCCTCCTCCGACCTGGTTCTCTACCGCCGGCATCCGAACGACCGGGTGGCGGGGCTGGCGAGGCCGGACGCGGTGCTCATCGACGGCGTCCTGCTCGACGAGGCGGATCTGGACCGCTTGTGGGCCCTGAGGCTGTCAGTTTCGGGGCTGACCGCCTCGGACTGGCCACGTGGCGAACTCGATCCGCCGATACCCGGCGATCGACCGACCGAAGGGATGAGTGTCCTTGCGGAACGAACAACTCAGTGA
- a CDS encoding cytochrome P450, which produces MRNEQLSETDAPARASGGCPVSVDFDFFNAPEEYRRAAAMYARDGAFHSDRGPGFWVLSSYEGICEAFRDEDTFTVGRVSAAEGAQEERWVPLTVEGAEHTEWRRRLASWFTPQRVRDLTPGVRGRARARIGGLLERGEISFNEDFARPFVMENLMEAVGWPAERLDLLLAIDRAMIDSRSEPDPREAAYGELGLPALERFAREHIALRRAEPAGDLTTASLTWTIGGEPVGDDDRASLLCVIFLAGVDSTVNHLANAVQYFAYHEADRTRFLTERDIRPVAVEEFLRVNSCMYPGRMAVRPGAAGVTDQGDTVLLPLALANHDPAVFDRPEQVDFDRERNPHIAFGTGAHQCLGAAFARAQILTALEEWHRAVPRYEVPAALRQDPPPFLRNSYDLRLTW; this is translated from the coding sequence TTGCGGAACGAACAACTCAGTGAGACGGACGCACCGGCCCGGGCTTCCGGGGGCTGCCCGGTGTCGGTCGACTTCGACTTCTTCAACGCCCCCGAGGAATACCGGCGCGCGGCCGCGATGTACGCCCGCGACGGTGCCTTCCACAGCGACCGGGGCCCCGGCTTCTGGGTGCTCTCCTCCTACGAGGGCATCTGTGAGGCGTTCCGGGACGAGGACACGTTCACCGTGGGGCGGGTCAGCGCGGCCGAGGGGGCACAGGAGGAGCGGTGGGTCCCCCTCACTGTGGAAGGTGCCGAGCACACGGAGTGGCGTCGTCGGCTGGCCTCCTGGTTCACCCCGCAGCGGGTCCGCGACCTGACCCCAGGAGTGCGTGGCCGTGCCCGGGCACGGATCGGCGGCCTCCTCGAACGCGGCGAGATCTCCTTCAACGAGGACTTCGCCCGGCCGTTCGTGATGGAGAATCTGATGGAGGCTGTGGGCTGGCCCGCCGAGCGCCTCGACCTCCTGCTCGCCATCGACCGGGCCATGATCGACTCGCGGTCGGAGCCCGACCCCCGCGAAGCCGCGTACGGAGAACTGGGCCTGCCCGCCCTGGAACGGTTCGCACGGGAGCACATCGCTCTGCGAAGGGCGGAGCCGGCCGGGGACCTGACGACGGCGAGCCTGACGTGGACGATCGGCGGCGAGCCGGTCGGGGACGACGACCGGGCCTCGCTGCTGTGCGTGATCTTCCTGGCAGGCGTGGACTCCACCGTGAATCATCTGGCCAACGCGGTCCAGTACTTCGCCTATCACGAGGCCGACCGGACCCGCTTCCTGACCGAGCGGGACATCAGGCCGGTGGCGGTGGAGGAGTTCCTGCGCGTCAACTCCTGTATGTACCCCGGGCGGATGGCGGTACGGCCGGGGGCAGCGGGGGTCACGGACCAGGGCGATACGGTGCTGCTGCCCCTGGCCCTCGCCAATCACGACCCGGCGGTCTTCGACCGTCCGGAGCAGGTGGACTTCGACCGGGAACGCAACCCCCACATCGCCTTCGGTACCGGTGCCCACCAGTGTCTGGGAGCGGCGTTCGCCCGCGCCCAGATCCTCACGGCGCTGGAGGAATGGCACCGGGCGGTGCCGCGCTACGAGGTGCCGGCCGCGCTCCGCCAGGACCCGCCGCCGTTCCTGCGCAACTCCTACGACCTTCGGCTGACCTGGTGA
- a CDS encoding alpha/beta fold hydrolase: MDEVEQFTVVSEDGTVIAAERRPGPGQAVLLVHGVAMDRRVWTDSGFLAALPADADVTSVDLRGRGDSGPGGAAAAHAPHRYTADLRAVLDHLGHRRCTVIGLYYGGRVALSVAAADARISRVVSFCAHAEAVVIPGDAVEEEARAVEGPDGAEYLRDNFVAKGAPPWMVDACDRVDRRELGHATRGLLLGGEREVPRGFPDQEVVLVGASGDADLAPFRAGERRLGAQLWLLDAESRVKAAAQLAEVARVIPAGTAATGRAPG, encoded by the coding sequence GTGGATGAGGTCGAACAGTTCACCGTGGTGTCGGAGGACGGCACGGTGATAGCCGCCGAACGCCGACCCGGCCCCGGGCAGGCGGTGCTGCTGGTGCACGGCGTGGCCATGGACCGGCGGGTGTGGACGGACTCCGGCTTCCTGGCGGCGCTCCCCGCCGACGCCGACGTCACCTCCGTGGATCTGCGCGGACGCGGTGACAGCGGGCCCGGCGGCGCCGCCGCGGCACACGCCCCCCACCGGTACACGGCGGACCTGCGGGCCGTCCTGGACCACCTCGGGCATCGCCGTTGCACGGTGATCGGCCTGTACTACGGCGGTCGGGTCGCGCTGTCGGTGGCCGCCGCCGACGCCCGGATCAGCCGAGTGGTGTCCTTCTGCGCCCACGCGGAGGCCGTCGTGATCCCGGGCGATGCCGTGGAAGAGGAGGCCCGGGCTGTCGAAGGGCCTGACGGCGCCGAGTACCTGAGAGACAACTTCGTCGCGAAGGGCGCACCGCCCTGGATGGTCGATGCCTGTGACCGGGTGGACCGCCGGGAACTGGGACACGCCACCCGGGGCCTGCTGCTCGGCGGTGAACGAGAGGTGCCGAGAGGCTTCCCCGACCAGGAAGTGGTCCTGGTCGGCGCCTCCGGCGACGCGGACCTCGCACCGTTCAGGGCCGGCGAACGCCGACTCGGCGCCCAGCTGTGGCTGCTCGACGCCGAGAGCCGGGTGAAGGCGGCGGCACAGCTCGCGGAAGTGGCCCGGGTGATACCGGCCGGCACCGCGGCGACGGGGCGGGCACCGGGATGA